From one Neofelis nebulosa isolate mNeoNeb1 chromosome 4, mNeoNeb1.pri, whole genome shotgun sequence genomic stretch:
- the FEM1A gene encoding protein fem-1 homolog A, which yields MDLRTAVYNAARDGKLQLLQKLLSGRSREELDELTGEVAGGGTPLLIAARYGHLDVVEYLVDRCGASVEAGGSVHFDGETIEGAPPLWAASAAGHLDVVRSLLRRGASVNRTTRTNSTPLRAACFDGHLEVVRYLVGEHQADLEVANRHGHTCLMISCYKGHREIARYLLEQGAQVNRRSAKGNTALHDCAESGSLEILQLLLGCHARMERDGYGMTPLLAASVTGHTNIVEYLIQEQPAGEGGPSAGPACVPPPGPRGRGSSPEDALGDAYESCCPTSREAAVEALELLGATYVDKKRDLLGALKHWRRAMELRHQGGAYLPKPEPPQLVLAYDYSREVTTTEELEALITDPDEMRTQALLVRERILGPAHPDTSYYIRYRGAVYADSGNFERCIRLWKYALDMQQNNLEPLSPMTASSFLSFAELFSYVLQDRAAKGSPGAQIGFADLMGVLCKGVREVERALQLPKEPGDSAQFTKALAIILHLLYLLEKVECTPDQEHLKHQTVYRLLKCAPRGKNGFTPLHMAVDKDTTNVGRYPVGRFPSPQVVKVLLDCGADPDSRDFDNNTPLHIAAQNNCPGIMNALIEAGAHMDATNAFKKTAYELLDEKLLAKSTIQPFNYVTLQCLAARALDKNKIPYKGFIPEELEAFIELH from the coding sequence ATGGACCTCCGCACCGCCGTGTACAACGCCGCCCGCGACGGCAAGCTGCAGCTGCTTCAGAAGCTGCTCAGCGGCCGGAGCCGGGAGGAGCTGGACGAGCTGACGGGTGAGGTGGCCGGCGGGGGGACGCCGCTGCTCATCGCCGCCCGCTACGGCCACCTGGACGTGGTCGAGTACCTGGTGGACCGGTGCGGCGCGAGCGTGGAGGCGGGCGGCTCGGTGCACTTCGACGGCGAGACCATCGAGGGCGCGCCGCCGCTGTGGGCCGCCTCGGCCGCCGGCCACCTGGACGTGGTGCGCAGCCTGCTGCGCCGCGGGGCGTCGGTGAACCGCACGACGCGCACCAACTCGACGCCGCTGCGCGCCGCCTGCTTCGACGGGCACCTGGAGGTGGTGCGCTACCTGGTGGGCGAGCACCAGGCCGACCTGGAGGTGGCCAACCGGCACGGCCACACGTGCCTCATGATCTCCTGTTACAAGGGCCACCGCGAGATCGCCCGCTACCTGCTGGAGCAGGGCGCCCAAGTGAACCGGCGCAGCGCCAAGGGCAACACGGCCCTGCACGACTGCGCCGAGTCCGGCAGCCTGGAGATCCTGCAGCTGCTGCTCGGCTGCCACGCCCGCATGGAGCGCGACGGCTACGGCATGACCCCGCTGCTGGCGGCCAGCGTCACGGGCCACACCAACATCGTGGAGTACCTCATCCAGGAGCAgcctgctggggaggggggccccTCCGCCGGCCCGGCATGCGTGCCGCCCCCGGGGCCCCGCGGCCGCGGCTCCTCCCCGGAGGACGCGCTCGGTGACGCGTACGAGAGCTGCTGCCCCACGAGCCGGGAGGCCGCCGTGGAAGCCCTCGAGTTGCTGGGAGCCACCTACGTGGATAAGAAGCGGGACCTGCTCGGGGCCCTGAAGCACTGGAGACGGGCCATGGAGCTGCGGCACCAGGGCGGCGCGTATCTGCCCAAACCGGAGCCCCCGCAGCTGGTGCTGGCCTATGACTATTCCAGGGAGGTGACCACCACCGAGGAGCTGGAAGCGCTCATAACCGACCCGGATGAGATGCGCACGCAGGCCCTGTTGGTCCGGGAGCGCATCCTGGGGCCGGCCCACCCGGACACGTCCTACTACATCCGCTACCGGGGGGCGGTCTACGCCGACTCGGGCAATTTCGAGCGCTGCATCCGCTTGTGGAAGTACGCCCTGGACATGCAGCAGAACAACCTGGAGCCCCTGAGCCCCATGACCGCCAGCAGCTTCCTCTCCTTCGCCGAACTCTTCTCCTACGTGCTCCAGGACCGGGCGGCCAAGGGCAGCCCGGGCGCGCAGATCGGCTTTGCGGACCTCATGGGCGTGCTCTGCAAAGGAGTGCGGGAGGTGGAGCGGGCCCTGCAGCTGCCCAAGGAGCCCGGGGACTCGGCCCAGTTCACCAAGGCCTTGGCCATCATCCTCCACCTGCTGTACCTGCTGGAGAAGGTGGAGTGCACGCCGGACCAGGAGCACCTGAAGCACCAGACCGTGTACCGGCTGCTGAAGTGCGCCCCCCGGGGCAAGAACGGCTTCACCCCTCTGCACATGGCAGTGGACAAGGACACCACAAACGTCGGCCGCTACCCGGTGGGCCGgttcccctctccccaggtggTCAAGGTGCTGCTTGACTGCGGGGCGGACCCGGACAGCCGGGACTTTGACAACAACACCCCGCTGCACATAGCGGCCCAGAACAACTGCCCCGGGATCATGAACGCCCTGATCGAAGCGGGCGCCCACATGGATGCCACCAATGCCTTCAAGAAGACCGCTTACGAGCTGCTGGATGAAAAGCTGCTGGCCAAGAGCACCATTCAGCCCTTCAACTATGTGACCCTGCAGTGCCTTGCGGCCCGCGCCCTGGACAAAAACAAGATCCCCTACAAGGGCTTCATCCCCGAGGAGCTGGAGGCTTTCATCGAGCTGCACTGA